GGCATACAGCTGGGTTCTCGTCATCACATACAATACGCCGTTGGCCGGCACCGGCGTGCTGTACACTGAGTCCGCCATATCGATCACGGAGGGCTTCTTCATCACCGAACTCGCTTTGAAAACCGCAAGGTCCCCGTCGGCATCGCCCAGGTAAACCTTGCCATCCACCAGCAACGGAGATCCCCAGACCGGAGATTTGAGGTCGAAAGTCCAATATGGCTTTCCGGTCTTGACATCGAGGCAGTGCAGAATGCCATCAATGTCGGATAGGAAAGCCAACCCGTTGCCCACTGCCACTGTCGAAATGGAACGGTTGATCTTTTCGTACTGCCAGACTTTGCCGGATTCGGTGATATCACCCCGATTTGCCGGATTGATGCTGTACGCGGCTCCGCGTCCGCTGCCGCGGTCGGGATCTTGCCCCGCGCTCATGAGCACCTTGCCTTCGCTGAAAACAGGCGTGGAGATTCCGTAATTACGATCCTCCGGCGCGAGGCTCTTGGGGTTCAGATCAAATTTCCAGAGTCTCTCTCCCGTCCGGGCATTGAAGCCGTACATCCATCCATCTCCTCCCGCGAAGAATGCCTGCTGCACTCCATCGACCAGCCCAAGAGCCGGAGACGACCACTGGCCCCGAAGGATGCCGTCACCCGGAGAGTTGTCCTGCCAAACGACTTTGCCAGTGTTCTTGTTGACGGCGAGAAAGCTGGGTGCTTTCGGAGAGGGGATCCTGTCATCACTCCTGCCGTTGGACGTCTCCACGAAGACCAGGTCTTCCCAGATTACCGGGGACGAGTTCGCCATGTTGCGCTGGTAGACGCCCAGTTCCTTCATCATGTCGAGTTTCCACACGATGTCGGCATCGCCCGGTCCTTGGTAGACCTCGCCCTGAAAAGGCCCTTCGTTCTTGCCGTCCAGGAACCCTTCTGTGTCGAGGCAAACCAACTCTCCGCGGTTGCTCACGTAGTAAAGGCGCTTTCCATCCACCGCTGGGGAGGAGCAGACACCCTGCTCAGGGAAATCGTTTTGCGCTCCGGAAGCCAGTTTGTCGGTGACGGCCTGCCAGAGGAACTTGCCATCGGACTCCCGGAAGCACATGAGCACGCCCTTGTCCTCCTGGATATTGGGGTTCCTGGGATTCCCGTTGTTAGTGCCGAGGAAGATCTTCCCATCGGCCACTACCGGGTTTCCGAATGACGTCGAACCGATTTGCGCCTTCCATTTGATGTTTTTGCCGCTCTTGACATCCCAAGAATCGGGGAGGTTGATCATGGCGGAGGCCATGTTGCGTTGCGTTGTGCCACCCAACATCGGCCAGTCCTGCGAGATCAGTGGGAAGGGCGCCAAACCGGCGAGCACTAGCAAAGTGGAGCCGATCTTGACGTTCATTACTTCGCCTT
This DNA window, taken from Candidatus Angelobacter sp., encodes the following:
- a CDS encoding PQQ-binding-like beta-propeller repeat protein — translated: MNVKIGSTLLVLAGLAPFPLISQDWPMLGGTTQRNMASAMINLPDSWDVKSGKNIKWKAQIGSTSFGNPVVADGKIFLGTNNGNPRNPNIQEDKGVLMCFRESDGKFLWQAVTDKLASGAQNDFPEQGVCSSPAVDGKRLYYVSNRGELVCLDTEGFLDGKNEGPFQGEVYQGPGDADIVWKLDMMKELGVYQRNMANSSPVIWEDLVFVETSNGRSDDRIPSPKAPSFLAVNKNTGKVVWQDNSPGDGILRGQWSSPALGLVDGVQQAFFAGGDGWMYGFNARTGERLWKFDLNPKSLAPEDRNYGISTPVFSEGKVLMSAGQDPDRGSGRGAAYSINPANRGDITESGKVWQYEKINRSISTVAVGNGLAFLSDIDGILHCLDVKTGKPYWTFDLKSPVWGSPLLVDGKVYLGDADGDLAVFKASSVMKKPSVIDMADSVYSTPVPANGVLYVMTRTQLYAITTPRSEPGK